One genomic window of Salvia miltiorrhiza cultivar Shanhuang (shh) chromosome 4, IMPLAD_Smil_shh, whole genome shotgun sequence includes the following:
- the LOC131023606 gene encoding uncharacterized protein LOC131023606, giving the protein MGSYMPAFSMIERIPDQNRHMNRLVGVSDVDCLENLRMDRNTFGRLCTLLRESGGLSDGRHIRVEEQVAMFLSVLAHHKKNRVVRFDFWRSGQTVSRFVHLVLKAVLKLHVDLFVKPVPVPDDCTDSRWRWFKGCLGALDGTYINVMINNADKPRYRTRKGQISTNTLAVCDRNGKFVYVLPGWEGSTADSRILRDSLIRVNGLRVPKGKYYLCDNGYANSEGFLTPYKGI; this is encoded by the exons ATGGGGTCTTACATGCCTGCTTTTAGTATGATTGAACGCATTCCTGATCAAAATAGGCATATGAATAGGCTCGTGGGTGTTAGTGATGTCGATTGTCTCGAGAACTTACGTATGGACCGCAACACTTTCGGTCGACTATGCACTTTGTTACGTGAGTCAGGGGGGTTGTCGGATGGAAGGCACATTAGGGTAGAAGAGCAAGTGGCAATGTTTTTGTCCGTTCTAGCGCACCACAAAAAAAATAGGGTTGTTAGGTTCGATTTCTGGCGGTCTGGTCAAactgtgtcaagattcgtgcaTCTCGTACTCAAGGCAGTCCTGAAATTGCACGTTGACTTATTCGTGAAACCAGTACCTGTTCCAGATGATTGTACTGACAGCCGGTGGCGATGGTTCAAG GGCTGTTTGGGTGCCCTTGATGGCACGTATATAAACGTGATGATAAATAATGCCGACAAGCCTAGGTATCGGACAAGAAAAGGGCAGATTTCGACTAACACACTCGCTGTCTGTGATCGCAATGGGAAATTCGTCTATGTGTTGCCTGGCTGGGAGGGTTCGACCGCGGATTCAAGAATATTGCGTGATTCCCTCATACGGGTTAACGGGCTGAGAGTGCCTAAAG GCAAGTACTATCTATGTGATAACGGGTATGCCAACAGCGAGGGGTTTCTTACTCCGTACAAGGGCATATGA